A single region of the Planctomycetota bacterium genome encodes:
- a CDS encoding transporter translates to MMTLRRIPLLLLVIAGWHAAWSSAAWGAESRGDLLADDDVPTLSEPSALPRRVQVQPANQPGRIFSDQPVLGDLEWSTAGRETAPGREEYPHIYSTDVWNPNRFWYTNRPNILNMPVDKDWDAMKIINTDRPDFTDVATVVGTGVVQSENGWTYRYHVDPSTTYARNTLPESLLRVGVSDRLELRIKTDLGYTNTRYSDAATGQSQYVEGMSDTTLGIKYIVKNQDNWVPLQTLILRTDVPTGSPAYTANTLQPGVTYIYNWQVRKWWFIRGSTGCDWLTSANPVFGDPGQGVISYSRTYNVQGFQSISSYFQIAPRLGMYVEWFALFHSGLTDNRPDHYHNYGLYYYITPNLQLDARIGWRFPSDVQEYFTGAGISYRTGGIKKKR, encoded by the coding sequence ATGATGACTCTTCGACGCATTCCGTTGCTGCTGCTGGTCATCGCCGGCTGGCACGCTGCGTGGTCATCGGCTGCCTGGGGCGCTGAGTCGCGCGGCGACTTGCTGGCTGACGACGACGTGCCGACGCTCAGCGAACCGAGCGCCCTGCCGCGCCGCGTGCAGGTGCAGCCCGCCAATCAACCCGGCCGTATCTTCAGCGATCAGCCGGTGCTGGGCGATCTGGAATGGTCGACCGCTGGCCGCGAGACGGCGCCCGGGCGCGAAGAGTACCCGCACATCTACTCGACCGACGTCTGGAACCCGAACCGGTTCTGGTACACCAATCGTCCCAATATCCTCAACATGCCGGTCGACAAGGATTGGGACGCGATGAAGATCATCAACACCGACCGCCCCGACTTTACGGACGTGGCCACTGTGGTCGGCACCGGCGTGGTGCAATCGGAAAACGGCTGGACCTATCGCTATCACGTCGACCCCAGCACGACCTACGCGCGGAACACGCTGCCCGAGTCGCTGTTGCGTGTTGGCGTCAGCGATCGGCTTGAGCTGCGCATCAAGACCGACCTCGGCTATACGAACACCCGTTACTCGGACGCCGCGACGGGCCAATCGCAGTACGTCGAAGGGATGTCCGACACGACGCTGGGCATCAAGTACATCGTCAAGAACCAGGACAACTGGGTTCCCCTCCAAACGCTGATCCTCCGCACCGACGTGCCGACCGGCTCGCCGGCTTACACGGCTAACACGCTGCAGCCGGGCGTGACGTACATCTACAACTGGCAAGTCCGCAAATGGTGGTTCATCCGTGGCAGCACCGGCTGCGACTGGCTGACCTCGGCCAACCCGGTGTTCGGCGATCCGGGGCAGGGGGTCATCAGTTACTCGCGCACGTACAACGTGCAAGGCTTTCAGTCGATCTCGTCGTACTTTCAGATTGCGCCGCGGCTGGGCATGTATGTCGAGTGGTTCGCGCTGTTCCACAGCGGTCTGACCGACAACCGGCCCGACCATTACCACAACTACGGCCTGTACTACTACATCACACCCAATCTGCAGCTCGACGCCCGCATTGGCTGGCGATTCCCGAGCGACGTGCAGGAATACTTCACCGGGGCGGGCATTTCGTACCGCACCGGCGGGATTAAAAAGAAGCGGTAG
- a CDS encoding FAD-binding oxidoreductase translates to MADQTQLDHHWQVLGGWGRSPVETCRVVSPASGEALSTAIRSGACASYVPRGLGRAYGDSALNRDAGVLDLLALPRMFEFDESQGLLHCDGAISFDTIIGGLLPRGWFLPVTPGTRFVTVGGALAADVHGKNHHRVGSIAHFVAGLQLQIASGEVLDCSPERHAELFWATLGGMGLTGVIVSASLRMQRVPSAFCQVRYERTADLDQTLTLFDATNNDYAYSVAWVDCLARGGKLGRSVVMLANDAAIGDLPGRFRHEPHAWSPRREFDLPWNLPALALNRWTVRAFNALYYLRHRPRHIVAPYASFFYPLDRVRHWNRAYGRRGFVQYQALFPPETSRQGLSELLGKLAHTGRAPFLAVLKRSGPASPGPLSYMYPGHTLALDLADTGNDLRQLTRELDRILLRHGGRLYLAKDALTDAATFRAMYPRLAEFQAIKRQVDPHQRFSSSQARRVGIV, encoded by the coding sequence ATGGCCGACCAGACGCAACTCGATCATCATTGGCAAGTTCTCGGCGGCTGGGGCCGCTCGCCGGTCGAGACCTGCCGCGTGGTCTCGCCCGCTTCGGGCGAGGCGCTGTCCACGGCAATCCGCTCGGGAGCATGCGCCAGCTACGTGCCACGTGGCTTGGGACGCGCCTATGGCGACAGCGCGCTGAACCGCGATGCCGGCGTGCTCGACTTGCTGGCGCTGCCGCGAATGTTCGAGTTCGACGAGTCGCAAGGCCTGCTGCATTGTGACGGAGCGATTTCGTTCGACACGATCATCGGCGGACTGTTGCCGCGCGGCTGGTTCCTGCCCGTCACGCCGGGTACACGATTCGTCACCGTCGGCGGCGCGCTGGCCGCCGACGTGCATGGCAAAAACCATCATCGCGTCGGGTCAATCGCGCATTTCGTGGCGGGCCTACAACTGCAAATCGCCAGCGGCGAGGTGCTCGACTGCTCGCCCGAGCGACATGCCGAGCTGTTCTGGGCCACGTTGGGGGGGATGGGGCTCACGGGAGTAATCGTCAGCGCCAGCCTGCGGATGCAGCGCGTGCCGAGCGCGTTCTGCCAGGTTCGCTACGAGCGAACGGCCGACTTGGACCAGACGCTTACCCTTTTCGATGCGACGAACAACGATTACGCCTATTCAGTCGCTTGGGTCGATTGCCTTGCCAGGGGCGGCAAACTTGGGCGCTCGGTCGTCATGCTGGCCAACGATGCGGCGATCGGCGATTTGCCCGGCCGGTTTCGGCACGAGCCGCATGCCTGGTCGCCGCGCCGCGAGTTTGATTTGCCGTGGAATCTGCCTGCGCTGGCGCTCAATCGCTGGACGGTTCGTGCGTTCAATGCGCTCTACTATTTGCGACATCGACCGCGTCATATCGTCGCACCCTATGCCTCGTTCTTCTATCCGCTCGATCGCGTGCGACACTGGAATCGTGCCTATGGCCGCCGCGGGTTTGTCCAATACCAGGCGCTGTTCCCGCCCGAGACGTCCCGCCAGGGGCTAAGCGAGCTACTCGGAAAGCTTGCCCACACGGGTCGCGCACCATTCCTAGCCGTGCTCAAACGATCGGGTCCGGCGTCGCCGGGGCCGCTGTCGTATATGTACCCTGGCCATACGCTGGCCCTCGATTTGGCCGATACTGGCAACGATTTACGACAACTGACGCGCGAACTCGATCGCATCTTGCTCCGTCACGGCGGTCGCTTGTACCTGGCCAAGGACGCGCTGACCGACGCCGCGACGTTCCGGGCCATGTACCCACGGTTGGCCGAGTTCCAAGCGATCAAGCGGCAAGTTGACCCTCATCAACGGTTCAGCTCTTCGCAAGCGCGGCGCGTGGGAATCGTTTGA
- a CDS encoding Flp family type IVb pilin, producing MSRVAAQLRKFLGSEDGPTAVEYAVMLALIVVVCLTAIQTVGTNANAVFQNVASQLQSASS from the coding sequence ATGAGTCGTGTCGCTGCCCAACTGCGCAAGTTTCTTGGTTCGGAGGACGGCCCCACCGCCGTCGAGTACGCGGTGATGCTGGCCTTGATCGTCGTGGTCTGTTTGACGGCGATCCAAACCGTCGGCACGAACGCCAACGCGGTGTTCCAGAATGTGGCCTCGCAACTGCAATCGGCGTCAAGCTAG